A window of Metabacillus sp. B2-18 contains these coding sequences:
- the atzF gene encoding allophanate hydrolase: protein MNKIEIPVKLTLSWLRKQYETRALKPEEVIEEIIQRSRDDEEMNIWITAPQMEHIQPYLNRLSALDFESSPLWGIPFAIKDNIDLANVPTTAGCAEYSYTPTEHASVVERLIAAGAIPVGKTNLDQFATGLVGTRSPYGETHNSLRPELISGGSSSGSAISVARGQVAFSLGTDTAGSGRVPAALNDLVGLKPSLGAWPTKGVVPACASLDCVTVFSHSLEEAYKVDAVARGLDQEDPWSRDLAIPQAKLPKKICLPKDDLTFYGPFAKEYKKAWDGAVKQIKQLKIQIEYIDYQFFAEAAAILYDGPFVAERWADLGGFITEHPEVTFPVTEKVLRSGSQPQHDAASVFHSMHKLQEFKLKNSKLLQDAVLVTPTAGGTWTRDQVREDPIKTNSDMGLYTNHCNLLDLCAVAVQAGEAAVNLPFGITFFALSQNEGLIEGAAETFVNKMPAKQETTLVAVCGLHMRGFPLEKQMLEFGATFVREAVTAEKYQFVKLATEPAKPGLIKKPTGGKAIELEIWEMPLSSFGAFAALIPAPLGIGKVELQDGVEVPGFICEGYASEEAEDISDAGSWRKILSGI, encoded by the coding sequence ATGAATAAGATAGAAATTCCTGTGAAATTAACACTTAGCTGGTTACGTAAACAATATGAAACGAGAGCATTGAAGCCGGAAGAAGTTATTGAAGAAATCATTCAACGTTCCCGTGATGATGAGGAAATGAACATTTGGATTACAGCACCTCAAATGGAACATATTCAACCTTATCTTAACCGTCTTTCAGCGCTAGATTTTGAGTCTTCACCGTTATGGGGGATCCCGTTTGCTATAAAAGATAATATTGACCTAGCAAATGTTCCAACAACAGCTGGGTGTGCAGAATATAGTTATACACCTACTGAACATGCTTCAGTCGTTGAGAGATTAATAGCTGCAGGTGCCATTCCGGTTGGGAAAACAAATTTAGATCAATTTGCTACAGGGTTAGTAGGAACGCGAAGCCCTTATGGGGAAACACATAATTCGCTTCGTCCAGAGCTGATAAGCGGTGGCTCCAGCTCTGGATCTGCTATTTCAGTTGCAAGAGGGCAGGTTGCTTTCTCTCTGGGTACAGATACAGCTGGTTCTGGTCGTGTGCCTGCTGCACTGAATGATTTAGTAGGTTTAAAGCCGAGCCTAGGAGCATGGCCGACAAAGGGTGTTGTGCCAGCATGTGCCAGTCTTGATTGTGTTACAGTATTTTCACATAGTTTAGAAGAAGCGTATAAAGTTGATGCTGTTGCTAGAGGTTTAGATCAAGAAGATCCTTGGTCACGTGATCTTGCCATTCCACAAGCTAAGCTTCCTAAGAAAATCTGTTTACCAAAAGATGATTTAACGTTTTATGGTCCCTTTGCTAAGGAATATAAAAAAGCTTGGGATGGAGCTGTTAAACAAATCAAACAATTAAAAATCCAAATTGAATACATTGACTATCAATTCTTTGCAGAAGCAGCGGCGATTCTTTATGATGGACCGTTTGTAGCGGAACGATGGGCTGATCTAGGCGGATTTATTACTGAACATCCAGAAGTAACTTTCCCGGTAACGGAAAAAGTCCTTCGTTCAGGTTCACAACCACAACATGATGCTGCATCTGTATTTCATTCCATGCACAAGTTACAAGAATTTAAATTAAAGAATAGCAAACTACTACAGGATGCTGTTCTTGTTACGCCAACTGCAGGTGGAACATGGACTCGTGATCAAGTCCGTGAAGACCCGATTAAAACAAATAGTGATATGGGGCTATATACAAATCACTGTAATTTGTTAGATTTGTGTGCGGTTGCCGTGCAAGCCGGAGAAGCAGCCGTAAACCTGCCTTTTGGAATTACATTCTTTGCATTGTCTCAGAATGAAGGATTGATTGAAGGAGCTGCTGAGACATTTGTTAATAAAATGCCCGCAAAACAAGAAACCACTTTAGTTGCAGTATGTGGTTTGCATATGAGAGGCTTTCCGTTAGAAAAGCAAATGCTTGAATTCGGTGCGACCTTTGTCCGTGAAGCTGTGACAGCTGAAAAATACCAATTTGTGAAACTAGCTACAGAACCTGCAAAACCTGGATTGATTAAGAAACCAACAGGTGGAAAGGCAATTGAACTAGAAATCTGGGAAATGCCGCTTTCCTCATTTGGTGCCTTTGCTGCGTTAATTCCTGCGCCACTGGGAATAGGGAAAGTTGAGCTACAAGATGGTGTAGAAGTACCGGGGTTTATTTGTGAAGGATACGCATCTGAAGAGGCAGAAGACATTTCAGATGCTGGAAGTTGGAGAAAAATACTATCAGGAATTTAA
- a CDS encoding PRC-barrel domain-containing protein has protein sequence MKKAKELLHLPVISISEGKQLGMIKDLIINPEDKSVNYLIIGQDDWQVSLNALTYDNVVGVGDSAVMIEKKNSIIGLDDIPFLNKMVPLIGSQVITRGGEHSGVISDYYFNEENGHLESLLIHSANNKFFLPIENVLYLGKERVITNETSSEMVPILETEEQFGGKAVKKSNKKEALKDMLNELILNELPKLSNLNNDYDSDK, from the coding sequence ATGAAAAAGGCAAAAGAATTACTGCATTTACCAGTTATTAGTATTTCCGAAGGTAAACAGCTTGGAATGATTAAAGATTTGATTATTAATCCTGAAGACAAATCAGTGAATTATTTAATCATAGGACAGGATGATTGGCAGGTAAGCCTTAATGCACTTACTTATGACAACGTCGTAGGGGTTGGAGATTCTGCGGTTATGATTGAAAAGAAAAATTCAATTATTGGGCTAGACGATATCCCTTTTTTAAATAAAATGGTCCCATTAATCGGCTCTCAGGTTATAACAAGGGGTGGGGAACACTCAGGTGTTATATCAGATTACTATTTTAATGAAGAAAATGGACATTTGGAAAGTTTACTTATCCATTCAGCTAACAATAAATTTTTCTTACCAATCGAAAATGTACTATACCTTGGTAAAGAGCGGGTCATAACAAATGAAACTTCATCAGAGATGGTTCCTATTTTAGAAACAGAAGAGCAATTCGGAGGTAAGGCAGTGAAAAAAAGCAATAAAAAAGAAGCGTTAAAAGATATGTTAAATGAATTAATACTAAACGAACTTCCTAAATTAAGTAATTTAAATAATGATTACGATTCTGATAAATAA
- a CDS encoding 2-hydroxyacid dehydrogenase: MKKKVVVYREVTEKVINILKEKYEVSYFKNLHTNNYDEFLKELHYADGLLGASMKINKELLHHAPYLKVISNISVGYDNLDLEELKNRGILATNTPGVLNDTTADTIFGLLIATARRMTELDHYVKSGKWNGSKNEDLFGVDVHHKKLGIIGMGSIGQAIAKRAHFGFDMEILYHNRSKNKEAEEKFGAIYCSLDELLTQSDFVCLMIPHTPDTEKMIGEREFQLMKNTAIFINGSRGKNVDEQALIKALQQNWILRAGLDVFEKEPIDKDNPLVTLPNVVTLPHIGSATKETREKMAMLAAENLAKALEGEMPPNLIR, from the coding sequence GTGAAGAAAAAAGTTGTGGTATATAGAGAAGTTACTGAAAAAGTTATAAATATTTTAAAGGAAAAGTATGAGGTAAGCTATTTCAAAAATTTACATACAAATAATTATGATGAATTTCTGAAAGAGCTTCATTATGCGGATGGATTACTAGGAGCCAGCATGAAAATAAATAAAGAACTTTTACATCATGCACCATATTTAAAAGTTATTTCTAATATTTCGGTAGGCTATGATAATCTCGACTTAGAAGAGTTAAAGAATAGGGGAATTTTAGCAACCAATACACCGGGAGTTTTAAACGATACAACAGCAGATACAATCTTTGGTTTACTTATCGCTACCGCTAGAAGAATGACGGAGCTTGATCATTATGTGAAATCTGGGAAATGGAATGGAAGTAAAAATGAAGATTTATTTGGTGTTGATGTTCACCATAAAAAATTAGGGATCATTGGAATGGGGAGTATCGGACAAGCTATTGCAAAACGAGCTCATTTTGGCTTTGATATGGAGATATTATATCACAATCGTTCAAAAAACAAAGAAGCCGAAGAGAAGTTTGGTGCGATTTATTGCTCGTTAGATGAGTTGCTTACTCAATCTGACTTTGTTTGTCTTATGATCCCACATACCCCTGATACAGAAAAGATGATCGGCGAAAGGGAATTTCAATTAATGAAAAATACGGCGATTTTTATTAACGGATCAAGAGGGAAAAACGTTGATGAGCAAGCGTTAATTAAAGCTTTACAACAAAATTGGATATTACGTGCGGGTCTCGATGTATTTGAAAAAGAACCTATAGATAAGGATAACCCTCTAGTAACGCTGCCTAATGTAGTGACATTACCCCACATAGGATCCGCTACAAAAGAAACAAGAGAAAAAATGGCGATGTTAGCAGCGGAAAATCTTGCAAAAGCACTAGAAGGGGAAATGCCTCCTAACCTTATAAGATAG
- a CDS encoding glycosyltransferase, whose translation MKVSIITCTIRDQFMDNVFTNYEQQQWNEKELIIILNKDDLVLSKWQKEAEKYPNVRVFQLHEGATLGDCLNFGILKANYDYIAKFDDDDYYGPNYLSNSMRVFENDEIFILGKSSYYVYFTNKKALMLIQNKENSYDDTVSGATLIFRKEVYNKVQFQKRTRAEDYFFIEDCKKNGYFKSVLPNYNEPPIKSNIQKTKLETEKNSEKKSLDLKEVYKTMLKNTLQKYQNPDYTK comes from the coding sequence ATGAAAGTATCTATTATTACCTGTACGATAAGAGATCAGTTCATGGACAATGTCTTTACAAATTATGAACAACAGCAATGGAATGAAAAAGAGCTAATTATCATCCTAAATAAAGATGATTTAGTTCTAAGTAAGTGGCAGAAAGAAGCCGAGAAATATCCGAATGTCCGCGTGTTTCAATTACATGAAGGAGCCACATTAGGAGACTGTCTTAATTTTGGCATTTTAAAAGCGAATTATGACTACATTGCGAAATTTGATGATGATGACTACTATGGCCCAAACTATCTCTCAAACTCCATGAGAGTATTTGAAAATGATGAAATCTTTATTCTTGGAAAAAGTTCATATTACGTTTATTTTACAAATAAAAAGGCACTAATGCTTATTCAAAACAAAGAGAACTCTTATGATGATACAGTTTCAGGAGCAACACTCATTTTTAGAAAAGAAGTTTATAACAAGGTACAGTTTCAAAAAAGAACAAGAGCTGAAGACTACTTTTTTATTGAAGATTGCAAAAAGAACGGGTATTTCAAGTCGGTTTTACCCAATTATAATGAGCCACCAATAAAAAGTAACATTCAAAAAACTAAATTAGAAACTGAAAAGAACTCTGAGAAAAAATCTCTAGACCTAAAAGAAGTCTATAAGACCATGTTAAAAAATACCCTTCAAAAATACCAAAACCCTGACTATACAAAATAA
- a CDS encoding glycosyltransferase family 2 protein, which produces MFNYMKNDSFITRNIQTPKEIEVSIIIPSYNKYPLNLITLYSLEKQHFDLSKVEVFLLDDASTDQTPELLENYHPPYHFHYIRCKSNNGRAKVRNLGIQQACGKVIIFLDAEMYVEPSFIQNHYQYHQQKNNLIVTGAMSYNALYSCIFPSFKPEQVQEIKEMIKGDPKLSSRSLEYQHSLSTPFPLLENSDFDDGSYKTLCFEKSSWFSFILEQYGSNLDGFSFPWMAFLTGNVSLRKSLLDKVGGFDEDFVGYGYEDWELGYRLYEAGAEYLASDKVISYHQEHPISSDNWQEAIENYYLFLTKHPDIDVLILGIELSQLANLYEMNEVLMEYYDFLENDLYEFLLFNKMFIKILVTISLLLKIDVRHKNILGATGLSIEQKNDLLSELMKLNKLNRYNKLTKLTEKIIFT; this is translated from the coding sequence ATGTTCAATTACATGAAAAATGATTCATTTATAACAAGAAACATTCAGACTCCTAAAGAGATTGAAGTAAGTATTATTATTCCGTCTTACAATAAATATCCATTGAATTTAATCACTCTTTACTCTCTAGAAAAACAACACTTTGATCTTTCGAAAGTAGAGGTTTTTTTGTTAGATGATGCTTCCACAGATCAAACACCCGAACTATTAGAGAATTACCACCCCCCTTACCATTTTCACTATATTCGCTGTAAATCAAACAACGGTCGAGCAAAAGTAAGAAATTTAGGTATTCAACAAGCATGTGGAAAAGTCATTATTTTTTTAGATGCCGAAATGTACGTAGAACCAAGTTTTATTCAAAATCATTATCAATATCATCAACAAAAAAACAACTTAATTGTAACGGGTGCCATGTCCTATAACGCCTTGTATTCATGTATTTTTCCAAGCTTTAAACCAGAACAAGTGCAAGAAATTAAGGAGATGATTAAAGGCGATCCAAAGCTTTCATCTCGATCTTTAGAATATCAACACTCATTGTCAACGCCTTTTCCTTTGCTAGAAAATAGTGACTTTGATGATGGAAGCTACAAAACCTTATGCTTTGAAAAATCTTCGTGGTTTAGCTTCATATTGGAGCAATACGGCTCTAACTTAGATGGATTTTCATTTCCGTGGATGGCTTTTTTAACAGGCAATGTTTCCTTAAGAAAATCTTTGCTAGATAAAGTCGGTGGATTTGACGAGGATTTTGTGGGCTACGGCTACGAAGATTGGGAGCTTGGATACCGTCTATATGAGGCAGGTGCGGAATACTTAGCAAGTGATAAAGTGATTAGTTATCATCAAGAACATCCCATCAGCTCGGATAATTGGCAAGAAGCGATCGAGAATTATTATCTTTTTCTAACAAAACATCCTGATATCGACGTTCTTATTTTAGGAATTGAGTTAAGTCAACTAGCAAATCTATATGAGATGAATGAAGTACTTATGGAATATTATGATTTTCTGGAGAATGACCTTTATGAATTTTTATTGTTCAACAAAATGTTTATCAAGATCCTTGTAACGATTTCTTTACTGTTAAAAATAGATGTCAGGCATAAAAACATCTTGGGTGCAACAGGTTTATCTATAGAACAGAAAAATGATTTGCTCAGTGAATTGATGAAACTGAACAAATTAAATCGTTACAACAAGTTAACTAAATTAACTGAAAAGATCATCTTTACTTAA